The Pseudodesulfovibrio sp. zrk46 genome contains a region encoding:
- a CDS encoding IscA/HesB family protein, whose amino-acid sequence MFELTEAAQKQLEGYFQDKEPSPVRVYLAAGGUAGPRLTLALDEPNDKDEVFEAGGFTFLIDKELLGQTGKVKIDMTYYGFVVESEKPVGGGGGCSGGSCGTDSGGCSSSGCSC is encoded by the coding sequence ATGTTTGAACTGACTGAAGCTGCACAGAAGCAGCTTGAAGGCTACTTCCAGGACAAAGAACCTTCTCCGGTTCGTGTCTATCTCGCAGCCGGAGGCTGAGCAGGCCCTCGCCTGACTCTGGCTCTGGATGAGCCTAACGATAAAGACGAAGTGTTTGAGGCCGGTGGATTCACCTTCCTCATTGACAAGGAACTTCTTGGCCAGACCGGCAAGGTAAAGATCGACATGACCTACTATGGTTTCGTCGTCGAATCCGAAAAACCGGTCGGCGGTGGCGGTGGCTGCTCCGGCGGCTCCTGCGGCACCGACAGCGGCGGCTGCTCCAGCAGCGGTTGCTCCTGCTAA
- the pyrR gene encoding bifunctional pyr operon transcriptional regulator/uracil phosphoribosyltransferase PyrR, with translation MKECGTILNDKEMSRTLERLAVEVIERRGDNETLAIIGIQRRGADLAERLKKLLDERLGRKVPLGKLDINLYRDDWTTNLELAPTINCSEIGFDIEGASIVLVDDVLFSGRTIRAALEAILDYGRPQRVELLVMVDRGNRELPIQADYVGKKVSTSGKQHVNVLVTERDQEDRVCLVEE, from the coding sequence ATGAAAGAATGCGGCACCATCCTGAATGACAAGGAAATGAGCCGGACCCTGGAAAGGCTGGCCGTTGAAGTGATCGAACGTCGCGGAGACAATGAGACTCTGGCGATCATCGGCATCCAGCGGCGCGGAGCAGACCTGGCCGAGCGGCTGAAGAAGCTGCTGGACGAACGTCTGGGCCGCAAGGTCCCCTTGGGCAAGCTGGACATCAACCTGTACCGGGACGACTGGACCACCAATCTGGAGCTTGCTCCCACCATCAACTGTTCCGAAATCGGGTTCGATATCGAAGGCGCATCCATCGTGCTGGTGGACGACGTACTGTTCTCCGGCCGCACCATCCGTGCTGCCCTCGAAGCGATCCTCGACTACGGCCGCCCGCAGCGCGTCGAATTGCTGGTGATGGTTGACCGCGGCAACCGCGAGCTGCCCATTCAGGCCGACTACGTTGGCAAGAAGGTGTCCACCTCCGGCAAGCAGCATGTCAACGTGCTGGTCACCGAACGGGATCAGGAAGACCGCGTCTGCCTCGTTGAGGAGTAG
- a CDS encoding permease: MGKYLALTGLALIVWYAIYSQLLPFSEWFAYSLLGMTPESHLGAAIQFFVYDTPKVLMLLLLVVFAVGILRSFVTVEWTRKVLAGKRESVGNVLAALLGVVTPFCSCSAVPLFIGFMTAGVPLGVTFSFLISAPMVNEIALVLLYGLLGWEVAALYFVTGITVAVVAGWTMGRMKLDNHVEDWVRQIRAGESGLENQKLSWPNRFDYALDSVKDIVGRVWKFVVIGIAVGAGIHGYVPEGYLAGIMGDSTWWSVPLSVLIGIPMYTNAAGVIPVVEALLGKGAALGTVLAFMMSVIALSFPEMVILRKVLKPKLIAAFIGVVGSGILLVGYLFNAII, encoded by the coding sequence ATGGGCAAATACCTCGCCCTGACCGGTCTGGCCCTGATCGTTTGGTACGCCATCTACAGTCAGCTTTTACCGTTTTCCGAGTGGTTCGCTTACTCCCTTCTTGGGATGACCCCGGAAAGTCATCTCGGTGCGGCCATCCAGTTCTTTGTCTACGATACGCCCAAGGTGCTGATGCTCCTGTTGTTGGTCGTGTTTGCCGTGGGCATTCTGCGCTCTTTCGTAACTGTGGAGTGGACGCGTAAGGTGCTGGCCGGAAAGCGCGAGTCCGTGGGTAACGTGCTCGCCGCATTGCTGGGTGTGGTCACCCCGTTCTGTTCCTGTTCGGCCGTACCGCTGTTCATCGGTTTCATGACCGCAGGCGTGCCGTTGGGTGTTACCTTTTCCTTTCTGATTTCCGCTCCCATGGTCAATGAGATCGCGTTAGTGCTCCTGTACGGTCTGCTCGGTTGGGAAGTGGCTGCGCTCTACTTTGTCACGGGCATCACCGTGGCCGTCGTTGCGGGCTGGACCATGGGGCGCATGAAGTTGGACAACCACGTCGAAGACTGGGTTCGTCAGATTCGCGCTGGTGAGAGTGGTCTGGAAAATCAAAAGTTGTCCTGGCCCAACCGGTTCGATTACGCGCTCGATTCCGTCAAGGACATCGTTGGCCGTGTGTGGAAGTTCGTGGTCATCGGCATCGCAGTCGGCGCAGGAATCCACGGCTATGTGCCCGAGGGGTATCTTGCAGGTATCATGGGCGACTCCACTTGGTGGTCCGTCCCCTTATCCGTGCTCATCGGTATCCCCATGTATACTAACGCTGCCGGTGTCATCCCGGTTGTTGAAGCCCTGCTGGGTAAGGGCGCAGCGCTCGGTACAGTGCTCGCCTTCATGATGAGTGTCATCGCCCTGTCGTTCCCGGAGATGGTCATTCTGCGCAAGGTGCTCAAGCCCAAGCTCATCGCCGCTTTCATCGGTGTGGTCGGTTCCGGTATCCTGTTGGTGGGGTATCTGTTTAACGCGATTATTTAG
- a CDS encoding zinc ribbon domain-containing protein, with translation MPIFEYNCKACGEEFEELVFDRDECPPCPKCGSEDTGKLMSAVRSRIGGGAPDMGGEAAAPAPAASSGCAGCSGGDCSSCGS, from the coding sequence ATGCCGATATTTGAATATAACTGCAAAGCATGCGGAGAAGAATTCGAAGAGCTCGTTTTCGACCGCGACGAATGCCCCCCGTGCCCCAAATGTGGCTCGGAAGACACCGGTAAACTCATGAGCGCCGTGCGTTCCCGCATCGGCGGTGGCGCGCCCGACATGGGCGGTGAAGCCGCAGCCCCGGCCCCGGCCGCATCCAGCGGTTGTGCCGGTTGTTCCGGTGGCGATTGCTCCAGTTGCGGCAGCTAG
- a CDS encoding tetratricopeptide repeat protein — protein MTEERRKLDLGDEPEETTPQVSGYDFLCGSGELRCAFSTSRTIKMGMGANARKHESVIYWYVEQTENGEYEGRKLNKRNVPEGDAETLLLHTLVNDFTPQLTYYEEVVLPAMEALEDILDKADEHREDGRHYSAEMEYDRALAIEERNVRALFGLGLIFAARNEHQRTRELLAQLVKVKAAFDGKNQHLFNEFGIALRKSRLFVEAVVYYRRALDFVTTDENLYYNLARAHYEEGNWSDCLDALIMSHRLNPRLEVAHDLFEVIVGLAEDEERLNQYGKPPVPPNVAARARQILAVETGRLPLDENPILHGGVSDVAQGRARSGAQLMDEFGFEMDIDGFDDD, from the coding sequence ATGACCGAAGAGCGGCGCAAGCTCGATCTGGGCGACGAGCCCGAAGAGACCACTCCGCAAGTGTCAGGATACGATTTCCTGTGCGGGTCTGGAGAACTGCGCTGCGCCTTTTCCACTTCCAGAACCATCAAAATGGGCATGGGTGCCAACGCTCGCAAGCATGAAAGCGTCATTTACTGGTATGTCGAACAGACAGAAAATGGCGAATATGAGGGGCGTAAGCTCAACAAGCGCAATGTCCCCGAAGGCGACGCCGAAACTCTCCTCCTGCACACGCTGGTAAACGATTTTACTCCGCAACTGACCTATTATGAAGAAGTGGTGCTTCCGGCCATGGAGGCCCTTGAAGACATCCTTGATAAGGCCGACGAGCACCGTGAGGACGGACGACACTACAGCGCAGAGATGGAATACGACCGCGCCCTTGCCATTGAGGAGCGCAATGTACGCGCCCTGTTCGGCCTGGGCCTGATCTTCGCTGCCCGCAACGAACACCAGCGCACCCGGGAGCTTCTGGCCCAGCTGGTCAAGGTCAAGGCGGCCTTTGACGGCAAGAACCAGCACCTGTTCAATGAGTTTGGTATCGCCCTGCGCAAATCCCGGCTGTTTGTCGAGGCGGTGGTCTATTATCGCCGCGCCCTCGATTTCGTCACCACCGATGAAAACCTGTATTACAATCTGGCCCGCGCCCACTATGAGGAAGGCAACTGGAGTGATTGTCTGGACGCCCTCATCATGTCTCACCGCCTCAATCCACGTCTGGAAGTGGCACACGACCTGTTTGAGGTCATCGTGGGGCTGGCCGAAGACGAAGAACGGCTCAACCAGTATGGCAAACCCCCTGTACCGCCCAATGTCGCAGCGCGCGCCCGGCAGATTCTGGCGGTGGAAACCGGACGTCTACCCTTGGACGAAAATCCGATCCTGCATGGAGGAGTCAGCGACGTGGCACAGGGACGCGCCCGTTCCGGCGCCCAGCTCATGGACGAGTTCGGTTTCGAAATGGATATTGACGGTTTTGACGACGACTGA
- a CDS encoding thioredoxin family protein, with product MKIQVMGPGCPKCDEAEKTVRDAVAEAGIVAEIVKVKDFQEIAKYGIFSTPAVVIDDEVKVVGKAPSKKEVLSWIS from the coding sequence ATGAAGATCCAAGTGATGGGCCCTGGCTGCCCCAAATGCGATGAGGCTGAAAAGACTGTCCGTGACGCCGTTGCCGAAGCTGGCATTGTTGCTGAAATCGTCAAGGTGAAGGACTTTCAGGAGATCGCCAAATACGGCATCTTTTCCACCCCGGCTGTTGTCATTGATGACGAGGTAAAAGTGGTGGGCAAGGCTCCGAGTAAAAAGGAAGTTCTCAGCTGGATCAGCTAG
- a CDS encoding thioredoxin domain-containing protein yields the protein MKIARQFPVLVLLVLIGVFATACSTESTEAEGKAPSASDLISGSPQQVPVPDMVTMVDIGAHECIPCKMMTPIIEELSVEYEGRAAIAFIDVWKHKEQAAKFGISSIPTQIFYDAKGQEQFRHVGFLSKEAIVSTLAKLGVE from the coding sequence TTGAAAATCGCCAGACAGTTCCCTGTTCTTGTTCTGCTCGTCCTCATCGGCGTATTTGCAACGGCCTGCTCAACAGAATCGACCGAAGCGGAGGGTAAGGCGCCATCCGCTTCGGATCTTATCTCCGGCAGCCCTCAACAGGTGCCGGTCCCGGATATGGTCACCATGGTGGATATCGGGGCGCATGAATGCATCCCGTGCAAAATGATGACTCCCATTATTGAGGAATTATCTGTTGAATACGAGGGGCGGGCTGCCATCGCCTTCATCGATGTGTGGAAACATAAGGAACAGGCTGCCAAGTTTGGTATCAGTTCAATTCCCACACAGATATTCTATGACGCCAAGGGACAGGAACAATTCCGGCACGTAGGTTTCTTAAGCAAGGAAGCCATTGTCAGCACTCTGGCAAAGCTCGGCGTGGAGTAG
- a CDS encoding tetratricopeptide repeat protein, with protein sequence MTEQRFMDLDLDDDFGDDVRRHGSVRCAFSSSESTKVGTGTTTRKHVSKIYWYVEEAEPRAFHARQINANYVPSGDGKTTTVKELMNKYVPEIEFFEEKVIPAMEQLEDHLDEGEHQREEGKLYSAEGCFNKALAMDEMNVRALFNLGMIYMELEDMGKARDMMGNLLHVKSAFDGKNQHLFNEFGISLRKSGLFDEAVAYYTQALDYTTDDENLFYNLARAHYERSDWQGCTDALEQIFKLNPSLVIAQELVEIVHTLSGDSGLCSRKSKRCIPSDIARRINTLYATHVNAPQLRGVIQIQHNKGSAPQVGRARSGK encoded by the coding sequence ATGACTGAACAACGATTCATGGACCTGGACCTCGACGACGATTTCGGTGACGACGTTCGCCGACACGGCTCAGTCCGCTGCGCCTTTTCATCGTCCGAATCCACTAAAGTGGGCACCGGCACCACCACACGCAAGCATGTCAGCAAGATATACTGGTACGTGGAGGAAGCCGAGCCACGCGCTTTTCACGCGCGTCAGATCAATGCCAACTATGTTCCTTCCGGCGACGGCAAGACGACTACTGTCAAAGAGCTCATGAACAAATACGTCCCTGAAATCGAATTCTTTGAAGAAAAAGTCATCCCGGCCATGGAGCAACTGGAAGACCATCTGGACGAGGGCGAACATCAACGGGAAGAGGGCAAACTCTACAGCGCGGAAGGATGCTTCAACAAGGCGCTGGCCATGGATGAGATGAATGTCCGTGCCCTGTTCAACCTCGGCATGATCTACATGGAGCTTGAGGACATGGGAAAGGCCCGGGACATGATGGGCAACCTGCTCCACGTCAAGTCCGCCTTTGACGGCAAGAACCAGCACCTGTTCAATGAATTCGGCATATCCTTGCGCAAGTCAGGGCTCTTCGATGAGGCCGTGGCCTACTATACGCAAGCCCTTGACTATACGACAGACGACGAGAACCTCTTCTACAACCTCGCCCGCGCCCACTACGAGCGTTCTGACTGGCAGGGCTGTACCGATGCTTTGGAGCAAATCTTCAAACTCAACCCGTCATTGGTGATCGCACAGGAGCTGGTGGAGATCGTCCACACCCTCAGCGGCGATTCCGGACTCTGTTCCCGAAAATCCAAGCGATGTATTCCATCTGACATCGCCCGGCGCATCAATACGTTGTACGCCACCCACGTCAATGCACCGCAGCTGCGTGGTGTCATCCAGATCCAACACAACAAGGGAAGCGCCCCACAAGTGGGACGTGCGCGCAGTGGAAAGTAG
- the thrB gene encoding homoserine kinase, translating to MAFTPIQPDPIPQPCITLVGMAAAGKSTLGEMLAERLDWGQLDTDRYMESYYAMPLQTIMDTYGLQEFLRIEEHLVSELNLTRTVISTGGSVIYSDKAVTQLKSLGKMVLLDIDESTFLERVGDAENRGLAIAPGKSLSDLYNERQPLYRAAADIVVRTDKSTPEECVEQIIQAIDLI from the coding sequence ATGGCCTTTACTCCCATTCAGCCGGACCCGATCCCGCAGCCCTGCATCACCTTGGTGGGCATGGCCGCCGCCGGCAAATCCACTCTGGGCGAGATGCTCGCCGAGCGCCTCGACTGGGGCCAGCTCGACACCGACCGCTACATGGAGTCCTACTACGCCATGCCGTTGCAGACGATCATGGACACTTACGGGCTCCAAGAGTTCCTGCGCATCGAAGAGCATCTGGTCAGCGAGCTGAACCTGACCCGCACCGTCATCTCCACGGGCGGCAGCGTCATTTACAGCGACAAGGCCGTTACCCAGCTCAAGAGCCTCGGCAAGATGGTGCTCCTCGACATCGACGAGTCCACCTTTCTCGAACGAGTGGGCGACGCCGAGAACCGTGGCCTCGCCATTGCTCCGGGCAAGAGCCTGAGCGATCTTTACAATGAGCGGCAGCCGCTGTACCGTGCCGCGGCTGACATCGTTGTCCGCACCGACAAATCCACGCCGGAAGAATGCGTGGAACAGATCATCCAAGCCATAGACCTGATATGA
- a CDS encoding tetratricopeptide repeat protein: MTKSRGCTGLDNPDEPLKCVFSTVSEIKVGTGTTAKKQKSCLLWYVKQQDLDAFGVRKINPQFVPVGDEEIIDRETLLADYTPEVEIHNTQVEPAMQGLSKALATGDKHREKGESLSAEMEYNKALEVDVSNVRAIFGLGLVYLDRNDREKSRAVLKQLVGMKAAFDVKHKHLFNEFGINLRKNQLYEESIQYYTRAVELTKDDENLFYNLARVFYEKADWENCLEFLSRTLTMEPSHEYALAMCRFVVALSESDKLLQKHGKPPVPKELAAKAACHISMDNNESFEAATVSGKNDFGMEELGVELPVQGSPMGETPEEG; encoded by the coding sequence GTGACGAAAAGTAGAGGATGCACCGGACTCGACAATCCAGACGAGCCGTTGAAGTGCGTCTTCTCCACTGTGTCCGAGATCAAGGTCGGGACCGGTACCACAGCCAAAAAGCAGAAGAGCTGCCTGCTCTGGTATGTGAAGCAGCAGGACCTCGACGCTTTTGGCGTGCGCAAGATCAATCCGCAGTTCGTCCCGGTGGGCGATGAGGAAATCATCGACCGCGAAACCCTCCTGGCCGACTACACACCTGAAGTGGAAATCCACAACACGCAGGTGGAACCCGCCATGCAGGGACTCAGCAAGGCGCTGGCCACGGGCGACAAGCACCGCGAAAAAGGCGAATCCCTTTCCGCCGAGATGGAATACAACAAAGCGCTGGAAGTGGATGTGTCCAACGTCCGCGCCATCTTCGGCCTCGGGCTGGTGTATCTCGACAGAAACGACCGGGAAAAGAGCCGCGCCGTCCTCAAACAGCTCGTGGGCATGAAGGCCGCCTTTGACGTCAAGCACAAGCACCTGTTCAACGAATTCGGCATCAACCTGCGCAAGAACCAACTCTACGAAGAATCCATCCAGTACTACACCCGTGCCGTGGAACTGACCAAGGACGACGAGAACCTCTTCTACAATCTGGCCCGGGTCTTCTACGAAAAAGCAGATTGGGAGAATTGTCTGGAATTCCTCTCACGGACACTGACCATGGAGCCCTCACACGAGTATGCTCTGGCCATGTGCCGTTTTGTGGTGGCCCTGTCGGAAAGCGACAAGCTGCTGCAAAAGCATGGCAAGCCGCCAGTGCCCAAGGAACTCGCGGCAAAGGCCGCATGTCACATTTCAATGGACAACAACGAATCATTCGAGGCCGCAACCGTATCGGGCAAAAACGACTTCGGCATGGAAGAACTGGGGGTGGAGTTGCCGGTTCAAGGCTCGCCCATGGGTGAAACACCCGAGGAAGGATAG
- a CDS encoding cytochrome c biogenesis protein CcdA, protein MNQLFFAVNEWLVSGTGLAALGAFSWGMISVLFSPCHLASIPLIVGYVGGQKELVRGKQAAVYASLFTLGLFLTIAAVGIVCSMLGRMLGDIGSWWTVLVGGILVWVSLDMLGVSKCGMHGNLLGKLRLKGYCGAFILGLAYGILSGSCTFGFIAPILAIITVQGEVVAGTGMILLFGIGHCLPIVVAGSSTSFVQKLMESKQWQTGGAVFRKMAGGVIGLLGLYFILQPLLDI, encoded by the coding sequence ATGAATCAGCTCTTCTTCGCCGTTAATGAATGGCTGGTAAGTGGCACAGGACTGGCCGCCCTTGGGGCGTTCTCATGGGGCATGATCAGTGTCCTGTTCTCGCCGTGCCACCTTGCCTCCATCCCGCTGATTGTGGGGTACGTGGGCGGACAGAAGGAGCTGGTCCGGGGCAAGCAGGCCGCGGTCTATGCGAGCCTGTTCACATTGGGCCTGTTCCTGACCATTGCCGCTGTGGGCATTGTTTGTTCCATGCTGGGCCGCATGCTCGGCGATATCGGTTCGTGGTGGACAGTGCTGGTGGGCGGCATACTCGTTTGGGTGTCACTGGACATGCTCGGCGTGTCCAAATGCGGTATGCATGGGAACCTTTTGGGTAAATTGCGCCTTAAAGGATATTGTGGCGCGTTCATTCTGGGGCTGGCTTACGGCATTCTGTCTGGTTCCTGCACCTTTGGCTTCATTGCTCCCATTCTTGCCATCATTACGGTGCAGGGCGAGGTGGTTGCTGGAACGGGCATGATCCTGCTGTTTGGCATCGGTCATTGCCTGCCCATTGTTGTGGCGGGGAGTTCCACCTCTTTCGTGCAGAAATTGATGGAGAGCAAACAGTGGCAAACAGGCGGAGCCGTGTTTCGAAAGATGGCTGGCGGCGTGATCGGCCTGCTTGGTCTCTATTTTATTCTTCAGCCGTTGCTGGATATCTGA
- a CDS encoding class I SAM-dependent methyltransferase: protein MNKNIFDTLTTTPRPDNLWDGSHKIPWNDPAFSQRILKEHLSQDHNLASRKAEFISRQVEWIHSRCLTGDNMSILDLGCGPGLYAASLAGDAHRYQGIDFSPASIEYATHQFGSNCCSFRLGDVTTTEFGGPYDLTMMLYGELNVFSPDNCKAILRRAWKSLNPGGRLLVEFQNPDAIRGLGQSPNSWTRAEEGGLFSDEPYVSLTENHWFEEQGVTLQCFHVLVSGAAKPVTYRSTTKAWSREEMKRLLDETGFTEVRFHEDWPLPDDSLMLVSGLKK from the coding sequence ATGAATAAAAATATATTCGACACCCTTACCACCACACCTCGTCCTGACAACCTGTGGGACGGCAGTCATAAAATCCCGTGGAATGATCCCGCGTTCAGTCAACGCATCCTCAAGGAACACCTGTCGCAGGACCACAATCTGGCCAGCCGCAAGGCGGAGTTCATCAGCCGTCAGGTTGAATGGATTCACTCCCGCTGCCTGACCGGTGACAACATGTCCATCCTCGACCTCGGCTGCGGCCCCGGTCTGTATGCCGCGTCTCTCGCGGGCGACGCTCATCGCTACCAAGGCATCGACTTCAGCCCTGCGTCCATTGAATATGCCACGCATCAGTTCGGCTCCAATTGTTGCAGCTTCCGCCTGGGAGATGTGACCACTACTGAGTTCGGTGGGCCGTATGATCTCACAATGATGTTGTACGGCGAGCTGAATGTCTTCTCACCGGACAACTGCAAGGCGATCCTGCGCCGGGCGTGGAAATCCCTGAATCCCGGCGGACGACTGCTGGTGGAATTCCAGAATCCGGATGCCATCAGAGGGTTGGGGCAATCGCCCAATTCGTGGACACGCGCTGAAGAGGGCGGCCTGTTCTCGGATGAGCCGTACGTGAGCCTGACAGAGAACCACTGGTTCGAGGAGCAGGGCGTGACTCTGCAATGCTTCCATGTCCTCGTCAGCGGGGCCGCCAAGCCTGTGACCTACCGCAGCACCACCAAAGCGTGGTCGCGTGAGGAGATGAAACGCCTCCTTGATGAAACCGGATTTACTGAAGTCCGGTTCCATGAAGACTGGCCTCTGCCGGATGACAGCCTGATGCTTGTTTCCGGACTCAAGAAGTAA
- a CDS encoding IscA/HesB family protein — MISVTPPAAQAFSDYFKDKTASPIRIHLIDGGCSGMRLSLALDEKRDDDHAIDQEGFQFLVNKELAEATGKLSIDMSEYGFTINSENPVGGGGCASGSCGSAGGCSSSGCGC, encoded by the coding sequence ATGATTAGTGTCACTCCCCCCGCTGCCCAGGCTTTCAGCGATTACTTCAAAGACAAGACTGCCAGCCCCATCCGCATTCACCTCATCGACGGCGGTTGCTCCGGCATGCGTCTGTCTCTGGCTCTGGACGAGAAACGTGACGATGATCACGCTATTGATCAGGAAGGTTTCCAGTTCCTCGTCAACAAGGAGCTTGCCGAAGCCACGGGCAAACTCTCCATTGATATGAGCGAATACGGTTTTACGATAAATTCCGAAAACCCCGTGGGCGGTGGCGGTTGCGCCAGCGGTTCCTGCGGCTCTGCCGGCGGCTGCTCCAGCAGCGGTTGTGGCTGCTAA
- a CDS encoding metalloregulator ArsR/SmtB family transcription factor, producing MNNAIPHEIVSPRQFEERAKVMKAMAHPSRLMMVDELSRGERCVCDLQELVGHDISTVSKHLNVLKKAGIVVDERRGKQVFYSLKVPCILNFFECVESVISANRK from the coding sequence ATGAACAATGCAATCCCGCATGAAATAGTATCGCCCCGGCAGTTCGAGGAGCGGGCCAAGGTCATGAAGGCCATGGCACACCCGTCCCGACTGATGATGGTGGACGAGCTGTCGCGCGGGGAGCGGTGCGTGTGTGATCTTCAGGAGCTGGTGGGACACGACATCTCCACGGTGTCCAAGCACCTCAACGTACTGAAGAAGGCGGGCATCGTCGTTGACGAGCGGCGCGGCAAGCAGGTTTTCTACAGCCTGAAGGTGCCGTGCATCCTCAATTTCTTCGAGTGCGTCGAGTCTGTCATTTCCGCCAACCGAAAATAA
- a CDS encoding heme biosynthesis protein HemY: protein MINVTESARQGLASFFGDKEVRPIRIHLANGNLKTRQLLLALDDQCSGDQAVTCEDFTFIINKRLAECTGDLYIDKTPVGFSINSEKPIVDDCGIYPKGGSRGCGG from the coding sequence ATGATTAACGTGACTGAGTCTGCCAGGCAGGGATTGGCCTCTTTCTTCGGAGATAAAGAGGTTCGTCCTATCCGCATCCACCTTGCCAACGGGAACCTTAAAACCCGACAACTACTTTTGGCGTTGGATGACCAGTGTTCAGGCGATCAGGCAGTCACGTGTGAGGATTTCACCTTCATCATAAATAAGCGCCTCGCCGAATGTACAGGCGACTTATATATAGACAAGACCCCCGTCGGCTTTTCCATTAATTCCGAAAAACCCATCGTCGACGATTGCGGCATCTACCCCAAAGGCGGCTCCCGAGGCTGTGGCGGTTAG
- the hemC gene encoding hydroxymethylbilane synthase, with protein sequence MKKLVIATRGSALALWQANHIKDCLEAEHSGLEVELLKIKTKGDKILDVPLAKVGGKGLFVKEIEEALLDGRAHLAVHSMKDVPTVLPEGLEVGIIPEREEPTDTLLSVKYDGLDGLPEGALVGTSSLRRQSQLAALRPDLKITWLRGNLDTRVRKLMDGEYDAIILATAGLNRLGMTTPKMEVLGPPNFLPAVAQGALGIEYNVNNTEVVEMLQFLNHQPTKYQVLAERGFLTGLDGGCQVPIAAWSEIEGDQIRLTGFVADVDGSRPIRKMAEGHVDNAWDIGMILAGQVLEAGGKEILEEVYARESE encoded by the coding sequence ATGAAGAAACTCGTCATCGCTACCCGTGGCAGCGCCCTGGCCCTCTGGCAGGCCAATCACATCAAGGACTGCCTTGAGGCCGAGCATTCCGGCCTGGAGGTCGAACTGCTCAAGATCAAGACCAAGGGCGACAAGATTCTGGACGTGCCCCTGGCCAAGGTCGGCGGCAAGGGCCTCTTTGTGAAAGAGATCGAAGAAGCACTCCTCGATGGCCGCGCCCACCTCGCTGTCCACTCCATGAAGGACGTGCCCACTGTACTGCCCGAAGGCCTTGAAGTCGGCATCATCCCCGAGCGCGAGGAACCCACTGACACCCTGCTGTCCGTCAAGTATGACGGTCTCGACGGTCTGCCCGAAGGCGCCCTCGTCGGTACTTCCAGCCTGCGACGTCAGTCCCAGCTTGCCGCTCTGCGTCCTGATCTCAAGATCACCTGGCTGCGCGGCAACCTCGACACCCGCGTGCGCAAGCTCATGGATGGCGAGTACGACGCCATCATCCTCGCCACTGCCGGTCTGAACCGTCTGGGCATGACCACTCCCAAGATGGAAGTGCTCGGTCCCCCGAATTTTCTGCCCGCAGTCGCACAGGGTGCACTCGGCATCGAGTACAACGTGAACAACACCGAAGTTGTGGAGATGCTCCAGTTCCTGAACCACCAGCCCACCAAGTACCAGGTGCTCGCCGAGCGCGGCTTCCTCACCGGTCTGGACGGCGGTTGTCAGGTGCCCATCGCTGCCTGGTCCGAGATTGAAGGCGACCAGATTCGTCTCACCGGTTTCGTTGCCGACGTGGACGGCTCCCGTCCCATCCGCAAGATGGCCGAGGGCCACGTGGACAACGCATGGGACATCGGTATGATTCTCGCCGGTCAGGTTCTTGAAGCCGGCGGCAAAGAGATTCTCGAAGAAGTGTACGCTCGCGAGTCCGAGTAG